CACGCCAAGCTCCTTACACAGTTCGCTCTCGCGCACTTTTCCCTTACCGAGCCAGTCGTCCGGCAGCAGTGGGTCGGGTTCCTCGTGCTGGAGGTTCACCACGGTCTTGATGCCGTGGCGCTCGATGAACTCGCGGAACCCCTCGGCGGTCATCTGCCCGGACCGGTACAGTTTCCCCGCGTCCACCTCGCGGAAGCGCTTGGCGTGAATGTACTGCGAGCGATAGAGTGCGGCGGGCGGGCCGAGAACGACCACCGCCACGACCGCGCCGAGAACCCACTGCAATACGATCCGCATCCCGAGGCCTGCTGTAGCGGGAACCGTGGTCCCGCCGGTGCGGGAGCGCGTCAAAAAGCGAGTGCGACACTAATACACAACCGCGCGGGCGTGTCAACCGCGACCGCGGGACGTATCTTGACCCAACCCCACCCCCGCGAGGAACCCCAAATGCTCCTCTCCGCTGCGTTCGCCGTACTAATCGGCACGCAATCTCTCCCGCCCGGCTCCGCCCGCACACTCAGCCCCACCGCACAGCCCGCCCAACCCGCAAATCAGCCCAAACCGTTCGAGTTCAAAGACGGCGACCGGATCGTGTGGCTCGGTAACACGCTCGTCGAGCGCGAGCAGCGCTACGGCTACTGGGAAACCGCACTCATCGCCGCGAACGCCGACAAGAACCTCACCGTGCGCAACCTCGGTTGGAGCGGCGACACGGTGTTCGGCGACGCCCGCGCCGGCTTCGACAACGCCGCGAAGGGCTACGAGCGCATGGTGTCGCTCACCCTGGAACTCAAGCCGACCGTGATCTTCGTGAACTTCGGCTCGAACGAGGCGTTTGGGGGCAAAGAGGGGTTACCGAAGTTCGAGAAGGGACTGGAAAAGCTCCTCGACTCGCTCAGGCCCGCCAACGCGCGCGTGTTCCTACTTACGCCGATCCCTGTCGAGAAATCGGCAAGTCTCTCAGACCCGAAGGCTCTCAACGACAAACTCGCGATCTACAGCGGCGCGATCAAAGCGATTGCGGAAAAGCGCGGGCTCCCGCTCGCGGACCTGTTCCACAACTTCCAGAACATCCGCTCTTCGGGTCCGTTCACGGATAACGGAATGCACCTAACCGAAGCCGGATACAAGGAATTCGCGCCTTTTTTCACGAACAGTCTCGTGCAACCGGGGACGGTCGCCAGTGGGGAGAAGCTCGAACCACTCCGTCAGGCGATCATCGCGAAGAACGAGCAGTTCTTCAACAAGTGGCGCCCGCAGAACGAGACGTACCTGTTCGGGTTCCGCAAGCACGAGCAGGGGAAGAACGCGAAAGAGATCGTCGAGTTCGACCCGTTCATCGCGAAGGCCGAGGACGAGATCGCCAAGATTCGGAAGTCGCTGAACAAGTGACCGCCCGGTGAACCCGGTCCGCAAGGGCCGTGGGTCCTTCACCCACCACAACGCCCGACCGCACCCAACATTCACTCGCCCCGCGCCCCCGACGCACTCAACCCACGGCCCTTGCGGGCCGGGTTCGCCCGACACAACCACCCTCTCACTTATGCGCCAATACACACTCTCGCTACTACTTCTGCTCTCACCCTCACTCGCGTTCGCGCAGAACGACGCGAAGGTGCCCGACCCGGACCCGGAACTGGAGCGCAAGACGTTTACCGTCGCGCCCGGGTTCGAGGTGAGCCTGTTCGCGGCCGACCCGCTGCTGGCGAAGCCGATCCAGATGAACTTCGACCCGCAGGGGCGGTTGTGGATCGCGTCGAGCGAGATCTACCCGCAAATCAAGCCGGGCGAGAAAGCGAACGACAAGATCATCGTCCTCGAAGACACCAACGGCGACGGGAAGGCCGACAAGACCACCGTGTTCGCGGACGGACTGCTCATCCCGACCGGGCTCGAACCCGGTGACGGCGGCGTGTACGTCGCGAACAGCACCGAACTCGTTCACCTGAGCGCGAGCAAGCCCGGCGGCAAGGCCGACAAGAAGCGCGTGCTGCTGAGCGGGTTCGGCACGGAAGACACGCACCACATCATCCACACGTTCCGCTGGGGGCCGGACTGCCGGCTGTACTTCAACCAGTCGATTTACATTCACAGCCACATCGAAACGCCGAGCGGCGTGAAGCGTCTGAACGCGGGCGGCATCTGGCGGTACAACCCGGACAAGACAGAACTCGACGTCTTCGCCCGCGGCTGGGTGAACACATGGGGCCACGCCTTCGACAAGTACGGGCAGTCGCTCGCGACCGACGGTGCGGGCGGTGAGGGCATCAACCACGCGATCCCCGGCGCCTACTATCTCACGTCCGTCGGCCCGCACGCCCAGCGCTTGCTGCACGGGATGAACCCCGGCTCGCCGAAGTATTGCGGCCTCGAAGTGATCTCGGGCCGGCACTTCCCGGACGACTGGCAGGGCGACGTCGTCACCAACGACTTCCGCGGGCACCGCGTGTGCCGGTTCAAGCTTCAAGAAGACGGCAGCACGTTCGCCGCGCGAGAGATGACGGAAGTCATCAAGAGCAACCACCCCGCGTTCCGCCCGATCGACGTGAAGATGGGGCCGGACGGCGCGCTGTACATCGCGGACTGGTACAACCCGATCATCCAGCACGGCGAAGTGGACTTCCGCGACCCGCGCCGCGACCACACGCACGGCCGCATCTGGCGCGTGACCGCAAAGGGCCGCGATCTCGTGAAGAACCCGAAGCTCACCGACGCGACCATTCCCCAACTGCTGGAACAACTGAAGTCGCCCGAACAGTGGACGCGCCAACAAGCCAAGCGCGTGCTCAAGGAGCGCGGCGCGGAAAAGGTGCTGCCGGAACTCGCGAAATGGGTCGCGGCTCAGCCGAAAGAGAACGAGGACGCCCGACTCGAAGCAGCGTGGATGTACCAGTCGCTTGCGGAATTCGATCCCAATAACAATTACCTGGCACTGCTCGAAGAACTACTGCAAGCCAAGCAAAAATCGGTTCGTGCTGCCGCGGTCCGCCTCCTTTCTCACCACCATGAGATGGTCGCGCGTCCGCACATTCGCCCGTGGCTGGAGCGCGCCGTTTCGGACCCCAGCCCCCTGGTCCGCCTTGAAGCGGTCCGGGCCACGATTTCGTTAATTAAGACGTTGCCCGAGGAGGCCGTTCTCGGCACCGACGTCGCTCTGCGTGCGCTGAACCAACCAATGGACCGCACACTCGATTACGCACTGTGGTTGACCGCACGCGAACTCGAACCGTACTGGCTCCCCGAGTTCCAGTCCGGGAAACTCACCTTCGGAGGCGACGCGAAGAAGCTCGCGTTCGCACTCAACGCGATCGGCAACAAGGACACCGTGAAGCCGGTTCTCGCGCTCATTGATGCCGGTAAGGTACCGAAGGAGAACGTTCACGGGCTGTACCTGCTGCTCGCGCAGATCGGCGGATCGGAAGAGTTGGGCAAGGTGTTCGCCCACGCGGACCGTGACACCGGTGTGAGCGCGGAGCAACGAAACGCCCTCTTCCTCGCGCTGGAAGACGCGGTCCGAACACGAAAAGTCGCCGCACCCAAAAACGCCGACCAACTCCACGCGATCATCGATGAGATCAACACCCAACCGGACAGCAAAACGCGGCCCGCGTCGCGTTCGGCACTTCGGCTCGCGGGGCTGTGGAGGATCGGCGGCCTGCGCCCGACACTGGAAAGCATCGCCAAGTCCGAAAAGGTTGTCGATTCGGCCGACCGTACTGCAGCACTCGAAGGGCTTGCACTGTTCGGCGACGCGAATGCGAAAGCGTTCATCACGAAGCTCAGTAGTTCGGAACAGAAACCGGACGTGCGTCGACTCGCCATCGTCGTCCTTACCGCGCTCGATACGCCCGCGGCGGCGGCCGAAGCCGCGAAGTTCCTCCCGGACGCCAAGCCCGACGAAGCGCTGATTGACCTGTTCGCGGCGTTCGTCAATCGGAAGGGCGGCGCGACCGTGCTGGCGAAAGCGCTCGCAGACAAGAAGCTCCCGGCGGATGTCGCGAAGATCGGCCTGAAGGCGGTTCGCGCCGCGGGCCAACCGGCCGACGACCTGACCGCAGCGCTCACGAAGGCCGGCGACCTCACGGCCGCTCGCAAACCGCCGACCGAGGCCGAAGTGAAAGCAATCGCCGCGGACGCACTCAAAACGGGCGACGCGGCACGCGGAGAGGCAGTGTACCGCCGCAAGGAGCTCCAGTGCCTCGCGTGCCACGCTTATGGTGGCGCCGGCGGGCAGGTCGGCCCGGACCTCACCAGCATCGGCGCCAGC
The Gemmata palustris DNA segment above includes these coding regions:
- a CDS encoding PVC-type heme-binding CxxCH protein, whose protein sequence is MRQYTLSLLLLLSPSLAFAQNDAKVPDPDPELERKTFTVAPGFEVSLFAADPLLAKPIQMNFDPQGRLWIASSEIYPQIKPGEKANDKIIVLEDTNGDGKADKTTVFADGLLIPTGLEPGDGGVYVANSTELVHLSASKPGGKADKKRVLLSGFGTEDTHHIIHTFRWGPDCRLYFNQSIYIHSHIETPSGVKRLNAGGIWRYNPDKTELDVFARGWVNTWGHAFDKYGQSLATDGAGGEGINHAIPGAYYLTSVGPHAQRLLHGMNPGSPKYCGLEVISGRHFPDDWQGDVVTNDFRGHRVCRFKLQEDGSTFAAREMTEVIKSNHPAFRPIDVKMGPDGALYIADWYNPIIQHGEVDFRDPRRDHTHGRIWRVTAKGRDLVKNPKLTDATIPQLLEQLKSPEQWTRQQAKRVLKERGAEKVLPELAKWVAAQPKENEDARLEAAWMYQSLAEFDPNNNYLALLEELLQAKQKSVRAAAVRLLSHHHEMVARPHIRPWLERAVSDPSPLVRLEAVRATISLIKTLPEEAVLGTDVALRALNQPMDRTLDYALWLTARELEPYWLPEFQSGKLTFGGDAKKLAFALNAIGNKDTVKPVLALIDAGKVPKENVHGLYLLLAQIGGSEELGKVFAHADRDTGVSAEQRNALFLALEDAVRTRKVAAPKNADQLHAIIDEINTQPDSKTRPASRSALRLAGLWRIGGLRPTLESIAKSEKVVDSADRTAALEGLALFGDANAKAFITKLSSSEQKPDVRRLAIVVLTALDTPAAAAEAAKFLPDAKPDEALIDLFAAFVNRKGGATVLAKALADKKLPADVAKIGLKAVRAAGQPADDLTAALTKAGDLTAARKPPTEAEVKAIAADALKTGDAARGEAVYRRKELQCLACHAYGGAGGQVGPDLTSIGASAQADYVVDSLLLPHKAIKEGFDVTRIVTTEDQVVQGIKVREGNGVLVLRTAEDKEITIPVKDIAERTKSTKSLMPEGLTDQLTKQDFADLVRYISELGKVGGAYAPSKARVVRRWQVIEPTNANLNAFRRARVSAAAEAESPFSWAPAYSKVSGDLPLAEQPKFTVWNDTAPQTVLRFQLDVTTAGAAKLKFNSVAGLTVYVGNTPIEPKPETVLDLKAGVQTVTILIDRSKRATEDVRIELDDVEKSPARVAVVGGK
- a CDS encoding SGNH/GDSL hydrolase family protein, yielding MLLSAAFAVLIGTQSLPPGSARTLSPTAQPAQPANQPKPFEFKDGDRIVWLGNTLVEREQRYGYWETALIAANADKNLTVRNLGWSGDTVFGDARAGFDNAAKGYERMVSLTLELKPTVIFVNFGSNEAFGGKEGLPKFEKGLEKLLDSLRPANARVFLLTPIPVEKSASLSDPKALNDKLAIYSGAIKAIAEKRGLPLADLFHNFQNIRSSGPFTDNGMHLTEAGYKEFAPFFTNSLVQPGTVASGEKLEPLRQAIIAKNEQFFNKWRPQNETYLFGFRKHEQGKNAKEIVEFDPFIAKAEDEIAKIRKSLNK